In Thermoproteales archaeon, one DNA window encodes the following:
- a CDS encoding winged helix-turn-helix transcriptional regulator has protein sequence MKISKFLKNPTVKLLLYIFENGHTRHRDLNMVIESRGTLSVSLNELMHDGLVQRLVKTDKKPIESYYFLTEKGEKVAYIIKSLIEIFEHI, from the coding sequence GTGAAAATAAGTAAATTCCTAAAAAACCCGACTGTTAAACTGCTTTTATATATTTTCGAAAATGGACACACGAGGCATAGAGACTTAAATATGGTTATAGAAAGTAGAGGGACATTATCTGTTTCTCTTAACGAGCTTATGCATGACGGGCTTGTGCAAAGACTTGTAAAAACTGATAAAAAACCTATTGAAAGCTATTATTTTCTAACAGAAAAGGGGGAAAAAGTTGCTTATATCATTAAAAGTCTTATTGAGATTTTCGAGCATATATAA
- a CDS encoding Lrp/AsnC ligand binding domain-containing protein yields the protein MRKLGYQVKAIIGVDTAPECYISTIEKLKNMDEVVSLYSASGDHMIIAECWFKSSDDLAAFIKTLEKM from the coding sequence TTGCGTAAGCTAGGCTATCAGGTTAAGGCTATAATAGGTGTGGATACGGCACCGGAATGCTATATTTCAACCATTGAAAAACTGAAAAATATGGACGAAGTAGTTAGTTTATATTCGGCTAGCGGAGACCACATGATCATAGCTGAATGCTGGTTTAAAAGCTCGGACGACTTAGCCGCTTTTATTAAAACTTTGGAAAAAATGTAA
- a CDS encoding glycerophosphodiester phosphodiesterase, with protein sequence MPIIDEIREHFFIVGHRGAKGLEPENTILSIRKALEIGVDAVEVDVRASKDGYPVIIHDDTVDRTTNGSGLVEDMSLEELRRLDAGKGEKIPLFEEVLREVHGKAVLFVEFKVADAIDAVLKIVDSMNAWKSILFISFESDHLLKVKEYNKDAYTGLIYFKPGDGIILAKKIGALAVLPFYRMATEKAVAFAKKLKLMVIPWVVNDLETGKRLKSYGVNGLATDRPDIMIKLRD encoded by the coding sequence TTGCCTATAATTGATGAAATAAGAGAACATTTTTTCATTGTTGGACATAGAGGAGCCAAAGGTTTAGAACCCGAAAATACTATTCTTTCAATAAGAAAAGCTCTAGAAATAGGAGTTGATGCCGTAGAAGTAGACGTTAGAGCGTCCAAAGACGGCTATCCGGTCATTATACACGATGATACTGTTGATCGAACAACTAATGGAAGTGGTTTAGTAGAGGATATGAGTCTCGAGGAATTGCGCAGGCTTGACGCTGGTAAAGGCGAGAAAATACCGCTTTTCGAAGAAGTGCTGAGAGAAGTTCACGGTAAAGCAGTATTGTTTGTAGAGTTTAAAGTGGCTGACGCTATCGACGCCGTGCTTAAAATTGTTGATTCCATGAATGCTTGGAAGTCAATACTTTTCATATCTTTTGAATCAGATCACCTGCTAAAAGTTAAAGAATATAATAAAGATGCATATACAGGTTTGATATATTTCAAGCCAGGAGATGGCATAATCTTAGCTAAGAAAATTGGGGCTTTAGCGGTTTTACCATTTTATAGAATGGCGACGGAAAAGGCTGTAGCCTTCGCTAAAAAACTTAAATTAATGGTTATTCCATGGGTTGTAAACGATCTAGAAACTGGCAAAAGGCTAAAATCCTATGGGGTAAACGGCTTGGCCACGGATCGTCCGGACATAATGATAAAACTCAGAGATTGA
- a CDS encoding tyrosine--tRNA ligase — protein sequence MDSFHWIAREPTEEILTETRLKKLLEENAKMRHYIGFEISGLVHIGTGLICMQKVADFQRAGVETTIFLADYHSWINKKLGGDLDTIKKVAGGYFREALKYSLKIVGGDPDKVHFVMGSELYEKVGLDYLNNIIKVSMKTTLSRVRRSVTIMGRKMEEALDFAQLLYIPMQVADIFTLEVNLAHGGMDQRKAHVIALEVGEKEFGYKPIAVHHHLLAGMQLTEEARNKILEAKRTGNRELFVEGVIDVKMSKSKPLGAIFIHDTEKDIMRKIRKALCPMGETELNPVLEITRYILFRDRKEPFEIVNKKTGERSVFNTYQELENAYAEKKIHPLDLKLAVAEELARLLEPARKYFLEGSGRKYLEEMQEIRITR from the coding sequence ATGGATAGCTTTCATTGGATAGCCAGGGAACCCACCGAAGAAATTTTAACAGAAACCAGGTTGAAAAAGCTTCTTGAAGAAAACGCGAAAATGAGACATTATATTGGCTTCGAAATATCAGGGCTAGTTCACATCGGAACAGGTCTTATATGTATGCAAAAAGTTGCTGATTTCCAAAGGGCAGGCGTTGAAACAACTATTTTCCTAGCAGATTACCACTCTTGGATCAATAAAAAGCTCGGAGGAGACTTAGATACTATCAAAAAAGTTGCTGGAGGATATTTCAGAGAAGCTTTAAAATATTCACTAAAAATCGTGGGGGGAGATCCTGACAAAGTGCATTTCGTGATGGGCTCCGAGCTTTACGAGAAAGTTGGACTTGACTACTTAAACAATATTATAAAAGTATCAATGAAAACCACATTATCTAGAGTGCGAAGATCCGTTACAATTATGGGTAGGAAGATGGAGGAAGCTCTCGATTTCGCCCAGCTACTGTATATTCCGATGCAAGTAGCCGACATATTCACTCTAGAGGTAAACCTCGCTCATGGCGGCATGGATCAGAGAAAAGCGCACGTCATAGCTTTAGAAGTTGGCGAGAAGGAGTTCGGCTATAAGCCAATAGCTGTGCATCATCACTTACTTGCTGGCATGCAGTTGACCGAGGAGGCTAGGAACAAGATACTCGAAGCTAAGAGGACTGGAAATAGAGAATTGTTTGTCGAGGGCGTTATAGACGTTAAAATGTCAAAATCTAAGCCTCTCGGAGCTATATTCATCCATGACACTGAGAAAGATATTATGAGAAAAATTAGGAAGGCTTTATGCCCGATGGGCGAGACGGAGCTTAACCCCGTGCTTGAAATAACCAGGTATATACTGTTCAGAGATAGGAAAGAACCCTTCGAGATAGTCAACAAGAAAACAGGTGAAAGATCCGTTTTCAACACCTACCAAGAATTGGAAAACGCATATGCCGAGAAGAAAATTCATCCACTCGATCTAAAGCTTGCAGTTGCCGAGGAACTAGCTAGGCTTCTCGAACCTGCGCGGAAATATTTTCTTGAAGGCAGTGGAAGAAAATATCTAGAGGAGATGCAGGAGATAAGGATTACGAGATAG